Proteins from a single region of Argiope bruennichi chromosome 6, qqArgBrue1.1, whole genome shotgun sequence:
- the LOC129971922 gene encoding zinc finger protein 287-like — MDDDFYSVLPEIGNASPGYYVPAADATTQVTEEDFIFLEPIQDSSTQTTEEESIPVSAADATTQVTEEDFIFLEPIQDSSTQTTEEESIPVSAADATTQVTEEDFIFLEPIQDSSTQTTEEESIPVSAADATTQVTEEDFIFLEPIQDSSTQTTEEESIPVSAADATTQVTEEDFIFLEPIQDSSTQTTEEESIPVSAADATTQVTEEDFIFLEPVQDSSTQTTEEESIPVSAADATTQVTEEDFIFLEPVQDSSTQTTEEESFPVSLITEASTQTTDEDFNLLTQNITEICEKRSHPPKDVHFTEDSNTVSQLTAGNSRERLKEENKMIPWTQQFRLEKDSTDTKLKAVFICRKCRRSFKNQSVLDLHLQNHSDPKPYKCDRCHKEYRLEYNLTAHYRVHTGEKPFKCDVCPYSTSRNRNLKRHHQNSHSK; from the coding sequence ATGGATGATGATTTCTATTCGGTATTGCCTGAAATAGGAAATGCGAGTCCTGGATATTATGTACCAGCAGCAGATGCTACAACTCAAGTAACcgaagaagattttatttttctcgaaccaATCCAAGACTCGAGTACTCAAACTACAGAAGAAGAATCTATTCCTGTTTCAGCAGCAGATGCAACAACTCAAGTAActgaagaagattttatttttctcgaaccaATCCAAGACTCGAGTACTCAAACTACAGAAGAAGAATCTATTCCTGTTTCAGCAGCAGATGCAACAACTCAAGTAActgaagaagattttatttttctcgaaccaATCCAAGACTCGAGTACTCAAACTACAGAAGAAGAATCTATTCCTGTTTCAGCAGCAGATGCAACAACTCAAGTAActgaagaagattttatttttctcgaaccaATCCAAGACTCGAGTACTCAAACTACAGAAGAAGAATCTATTCCTGTTTCAGCAGCAGATGCAACAACTCAAGTAActgaagaagattttatttttctcgaaccaATCCAAGACTCGAGTACTCAAACTACAGAAGAAGAATCTATTCCTGTTTCAGCAGCAGATGCAACAACTCAAGTAActgaagaagattttatttttctcgaaccaGTCCAAGACTCGAGTACTCAAACTACAGAAGAAGAATCTATTCCTGTTTCAGCAGCAGATGCAACAACTCAAGTAActgaagaagattttatttttctcgaaccaGTCCAAGACTCGAGTACTCAAACTACAGAAGAAGAATCTTTTCCTGTTTCACTAATCACAGAAGCAAGTACGCAGACAACAGATGAGGATTTTAACCTTCTTACGCAGAATATCACTGAGATATGTGAAAAAAGAAGCCATCCACCAAAAGACGTGCATTTTACTGAAGATTCGAACACGGTTTCACAGCTAACAGCTGGTAATTCTCGAGAAAGATTAAAGGAAGAGAATAAAATGATTCCTTGGACTCAACAATTTCGTCTTGAAAAGGACTCGACTGATACAAAGCTAAAAGCCGTCTTCATATGTCGGAAATGTCGACGAAGTTTCAAAAATCAATCGGTGTTGGACCTTCATTTGCAGAATCACAGTGATCCAAAACCATATAAATGTGATAGATGTCATAAGGAATATCGCCTTGAATATAATTTGACTGCCCATTATCGGGTTCATACGGGTGAGAAACCTTTCAAGTGTGATGTTTGCCCTTATTCCACATCACGAAATCGCAATCTCAAAAGGCATCATCAGAATTCCCATTCCAAATAA